A DNA window from Stutzerimonas stutzeri contains the following coding sequences:
- the hemB gene encoding porphobilinogen synthase, translated as MSFVPASRLFPATRLRRNRRDDFSRRLVRENVLTVDDLILPVFVLDGENRREPVPSMPGVERLSIDLLLEEAEELVALGILALALFPVTPLEKKSLDAAEAWNPDGIAQRATRALRARFPELGIITDVALDPFTTHGQDGILDDNGYVQNDVTVDALVRQALSHAEAGAQVVAPSDMMDGRIQAIREALEVAEHHNVRIMAYSAKYASAYYGPFRDAVGSAANLGKSNKNTYQMDPANGDEALHEVAADLAEGADMVMVKPGLPYLDIVWRVKDAFKAPTFVYQVSGEYAMHMAAIQNGWLSEAVILESLVGFKRAGADGILTYFAKQAAQQLKRGQ; from the coding sequence GTGAGTTTCGTTCCTGCCAGCCGGTTGTTCCCTGCTACTCGTCTGCGTCGCAACCGTCGCGATGATTTTTCCCGCCGCCTGGTGCGCGAAAACGTGCTGACGGTCGATGACCTGATCCTGCCGGTGTTCGTGCTCGATGGCGAGAACCGCCGCGAACCAGTGCCGTCGATGCCGGGAGTGGAACGCCTGTCCATCGACCTGCTGCTCGAGGAAGCCGAGGAATTGGTGGCGCTGGGTATTCTGGCGCTGGCGCTGTTCCCGGTGACGCCGCTGGAGAAGAAGTCTCTCGACGCTGCCGAGGCCTGGAATCCCGACGGCATCGCCCAGCGCGCCACCCGTGCCCTGCGTGCACGTTTCCCGGAGCTGGGAATCATTACCGACGTTGCGCTCGATCCGTTCACCACCCACGGTCAGGACGGCATCCTTGACGATAACGGCTACGTGCAGAACGACGTCACGGTCGATGCGCTGGTCCGCCAGGCGCTGTCCCACGCCGAGGCCGGTGCCCAGGTGGTCGCGCCGTCAGACATGATGGACGGTCGTATCCAGGCGATCCGCGAGGCGCTGGAAGTGGCCGAGCATCACAACGTGCGCATCATGGCCTACTCGGCCAAGTACGCCAGTGCCTACTACGGCCCCTTCCGCGACGCGGTCGGTTCGGCTGCCAACCTCGGCAAGAGCAACAAGAACACCTATCAGATGGACCCGGCCAACGGGGACGAAGCTCTGCACGAAGTGGCTGCCGACCTCGCCGAAGGCGCGGACATGGTGATGGTCAAGCCCGGCTTGCCTTATCTGGATATCGTCTGGCGAGTCAAGGATGCCTTCAAGGCGCCGACCTTCGTCTATCAGGTCAGCGGCGAGTACGCCATGCACATGGCTGCCATCCAGAACGGCTGGCTGAGCGAGGCCGTCATCCTTGAGTCTTTGGTCGGCTTCAAGCGTGCCGGGGCCGATGGCATCCTGACTTACTTCGCCAAACAGGCGGCACAACAATTAAAACGGGGCCAGTGA
- a CDS encoding thioesterase family protein: MNQDDALLAEQAQAVRQMFERIPFNQALGIELDEVSTTQVVMHLPMKPELVGNFVHGILHGGVIASLLDVAGGAMAMLGAFDKHRHLTTQERAARLSRLGTIDLRIDYLRPGRGTRFSASAMLLRSGNKVAVVRSELHNELGTLIAVGTGTYLCG; this comes from the coding sequence ATGAATCAAGACGATGCATTGCTCGCCGAACAGGCTCAGGCGGTACGCCAGATGTTCGAGCGCATCCCGTTCAATCAGGCTTTGGGTATCGAGCTCGACGAAGTCTCAACGACACAGGTCGTCATGCACCTGCCCATGAAGCCGGAGCTGGTAGGCAACTTCGTCCACGGCATTCTGCATGGCGGCGTCATCGCCTCGCTGCTGGACGTGGCGGGTGGGGCGATGGCGATGCTCGGCGCCTTCGACAAGCATCGCCATCTGACAACCCAGGAGCGCGCCGCACGACTATCCCGGCTGGGCACCATCGACCTGCGCATCGATTATTTACGACCGGGCCGCGGCACCCGCTTCAGCGCCAGCGCGATGCTGCTGCGCTCGGGCAACAAAGTCGCGGTGGTGCGCTCGGAGCTGCACAACGAACTGGGTACCCTCATTGCCGTAGGCACCGGCACTTATCTTTGCGGCTGA
- the elbB gene encoding isoprenoid biosynthesis glyoxalase ElbB: MNKKVAVILSGCGVYDGSEIYESVITLLRLDQRGVKVQCFAPNTPQMHVINHLTGDEMPESRNVLTESARLARGEIKDLREARAEDFDALIIPGGFGAAKNLSTFATEGVASKALPEVIALAQAFAEARKPIGMMCIAPTMAAQIFGAGVVCTLGSDDADAAKAVSQMGAEHQACEVSDIVVDDKHRLVTTPAYMLAQSISEAASGIYKMVDRVLEMTTED; this comes from the coding sequence ATGAATAAGAAAGTCGCCGTGATCCTTTCCGGCTGTGGCGTCTACGACGGCTCGGAGATCTACGAGAGCGTCATCACCCTGCTGCGCCTGGACCAGCGCGGCGTCAAGGTGCAGTGCTTCGCACCTAATACTCCGCAGATGCACGTGATCAATCACCTGACCGGCGACGAGATGCCAGAGTCGCGCAACGTGCTGACCGAGTCGGCACGCCTGGCCCGCGGCGAGATCAAGGATCTGCGCGAAGCCCGCGCCGAGGACTTCGATGCGCTGATCATTCCCGGCGGCTTTGGCGCTGCGAAGAACCTGTCGACCTTTGCCACCGAAGGCGTCGCCAGCAAGGCGTTACCAGAAGTAATCGCACTGGCCCAGGCCTTCGCCGAAGCGCGCAAGCCGATCGGCATGATGTGTATCGCACCGACCATGGCGGCGCAGATTTTCGGCGCTGGCGTGGTGTGCACCCTGGGTAGCGACGACGCAGACGCGGCCAAGGCGGTCAGTCAGATGGGCGCCGAACACCAGGCGTGCGAAGTCAGCGATATCGTCGTGGACGACAAGCACCGACTGGTCACTACTCCGGCATACATGCTGGCGCAGTCCATCAGCGAAGCCGCATCGGGCATCTACAAGATGGTCGATCGAGTACTGGAGATGACCACCGAGGATTGA